A window of Vespa velutina chromosome 15, iVesVel2.1, whole genome shotgun sequence contains these coding sequences:
- the LOC124954237 gene encoding KICSTOR complex protein SZT2 isoform X4 — protein MENGNEVISGQGFQTLRTSDRSVDSNGHANTTGCFKGSTMIDERIHHMHFTFDALSILPKCQQGELLFSMFANGSDHAEEGRQSANKILMEGFLKRVKHLHNKELQLTSTQSQKFTEMLLNRPREEESNLAYFSKERYKKNEIPSDYHPHWRCFVKGISPTHVIMTILPASEKDVYLIAFPQNQNESDLSNRNSLEERQSTNNDINETNSSDNIYEKKSDSFEQTSSGNSNSNRSNTPLDNAKTIEFEGLLIPVYVYNCSLALLIDALIEKLESPRNKDIYQDHTFRVGQKDREEFFHSKFINNMKTSSPEPKSEDSDNATSDQKSLMEHCKMLNFAHCHCYVAAVYKSLALQKPLSYEDMEAAVELCEESLIEIDITNYLQSVCRHLSTSQDGNTFGQLKSNVCYDVKPLHNLIKDKFEGIITVAFRPVPAHSEFYYCSPLWISKKTTGRVNSERSDSDDDLETFAFHSEINCKLDDSSCQGKEDGDATSTNDFRKLPNCVYADTFNDDELREDNISDKEEPLFLRLSCSVYFRSGLKSTPVNLLPTCFSEIVQRMDVQKDENEADMNLNNLKISLGIICLNLPREVVDVTAKRSRNVKSNNNFYDSALENVHVEYERNLTNEKKSESLPESMKHLPLYQHSAITSLTYEIEWLLQDETATALLDRSPPTERTLKFVARHVSESTERTSCSMDKVPLHFVFPSENSVTKFLEELKKLQIDRYCIQQEGSLFYFIKNAEDPFEVAADNEKVSSLKDHALIRKDDTIENIEQNVSVEVRNSGRFDTADPPGCYSDISSIGEGKIGTDDGYEGDSSNSEDDLQWLIELDRRRDCLPNFWLILQVESSHVNVYFHCRFLELVSPEVDCYKQIQTMLVTQLKVICRRVNQYLLLQNLHDTRTCDVLLEPEVNEDHVWRGDTSSESGGSLQSNSSILNFTAGMFRCPVVWEVPFYLHPRLKTGPGRSGLSRGIKALHGVLNWFSVNNRSNMFVYQENNKNVFYLRLHEQTNDGKPLQNKLSESDEKLAVSRSNSAASLSQAKGIDSANDHSLSNDTRPRVRSFGEKESDILNKAGDSIILKVHGISDAGPLVKCDLVQVLQNRLDDAVFEVLSVMLARNPMCKLTPADVHFIQKPYKNPESIVQLSVQPHCLLHMAALGHYLRQNLLQFLYIPKYTDHRTCYHFQDYSQPEGSTNRVAESDIFLYNQSPSSGSKGIACIALAIADSKSETRQIDEALCETNLRERLKSENFENLVSTSICTNKSNAKQLIEFRIWKQGRVNLEALLQKLCAAVRYATWDLVTEYNLLSTALTEPLESIDKDNSTDDKETFQQNKQIQSKDPENIVINQYEFGEEGKLNEIYHTILTKWFKYALDVGVPAVKKHEVIIHHRHSIPVIVRELQNLIRGHAPDTSSRAFVLRDRQPFLSETVTCTPNLLAFCENTEARKRWVTNVNERERTLSPVYVSCDFSKHEQGTYTNCILIARNFYQWKVSFGKTIEEELLVPKDQKLLQKFNPLILPSDFVPRQRILLAEIQSGNITFYMYNWSKERSEKFIKQTTSLGTWLSSRSQLFTNIIMQKLGIFHHQPTSNYQQGEQNNTQYYQITDMESLTKFPHASHGENKSSSKQHGRSNPLPWNQLVGQATKETESNVYHLNDDIDPVVKTAYDLQDFRHRERKAKEDMNRLYTIWQNRSSASNIPVCFDTLNTFKQHSRLIHFCHTPLLFLPTWRLQSAATRDHSLTPPCSLVSSNVGQQANEQTQSKEDSSKDVIVKWHRELCNSMLTEYKQYLQILGFSSIQVESQDKTETEKTPHQTHYLKKSMLGGVLLFEIHLAQPFFIAKLRVIECNRLSTKTNSAIINQFVLSFVDACDKIKINMHLHSFTYDFHLRCIHSYIAGKGFWSLQQGYHLTHFLDDFNKYYSKAPNYARNLVYSDVINVRNLATPARMLYTYLLAHEETYGMRAFVMSNEPQESQEGEYVLFKLQSTPLVSYCDAQDTRYIDDFDVALIVSRIEQPPEIEKTEITLKYYLMLTSKRELYPKRDLENNKLGKFRTVYSVIKLGNNSQPGNSSESNSISMVVQPPIVKKSCKREANNPTDSDSRNSDLDSNDNSKESDERTTTINNLAPTPPPVPNSPLTQSHNILNTSSSSSSSPQLVQIRQESVNYLGYYSSHEQLMQQLIMSQAQAARQHIIDMIERGASQCRTHLLWNKLFENKSSMTYTEFMELCSLAHVEPLSHLEPRLSSLSSQPVSWYQTLTKVLQNKYQEYHKQFSTADGNITHHLILHHRSLQAFTMLTIDLHTSRGDLYVVYRKSAEVTNTPVNMEDVYSLIEGFINACCFHLWTSLCNQ, from the exons ATGGAAAATGGGAACGAAGTTATTTCTGGTCAGGGCTTTCAAACTTTAAGGACGAGCGATCGTAGCGTAGATTCTAATGGACACGCGAACACGACAGGATGCTTCAAAGGATCGACGATGATCGACGAAAGGATTCATCACATGCATTTTACCTTCGATGCTCTCAGCATACTACCTAAGTGCCAACAAGGCGAACTCTTGTTCTCCATGTTTGCTAATG GTTCCGATCATGCCGAGGAAGGAAGACAAAGTGCTAACAAGATTCTAATGGAAGGATTTCTCAAACGCGTTAAACATTTACATAATAAAGAACTTCAATTGACGAGTACGCAGTCGCAAAAATTTACCGAGATGCTTTTGAATAGACCTCGCGAGGAGGAATCTAATTTGGCATATTTTTCGAAAG aacgatataaaaaaaatgagattcCTTCAGATTATCATCCTCATTGGCGTTGCTTCGTTAAAGGCATAAGCCCGACCCACGTGATAATGACTATATTGCCAGCATCAGAGAAGGACGTCTATCTAATAGCATTTCCTCAAAATCAAAACGAAAGTGATTTAAGCAATAGAAATAGCTTAGAGGAACGTCAATCGACGAACAATGACATTAACGAGACTAATTCCTCTGacaatatatacgaaaaaaagtCTGACTCGTTCGAACAAACCTCATCGGGcaattctaattctaatcgATCTAATACACCTCTCGACAACGCTAAAACCATCGAGTTCGAGGGTCTTTTAATTCCTGTTTACGTTTACAATTGTTCATTGGCATTATTGATCGATGCGTTGATCGAAAAATTGGAATCACCACGTAACAAGGATATTTATCAGGATCATACGTTTCGCGTTGGTCAAAAAGATCGTGAAGagttttttcattcaaaatttattaacaatatgaaGACCTCGTCACCCGAACCAAAAAGCGAAGATTCGGATAATGCAACAAGCG atCAAAAAAGTCTGATGGAACATTGCAAGATGTTAAACTTCGCCCATTGTCATTGTTACGTAGCAGCAGTTTACAAATCTTTAGCACTTCAGAAACCGCTCAGTTACGAGGACATGGAAGCAGCAGTCGAATTATGCGAGGAAAGTTTGATCGAAATCGATATaactaattatttacaatctgTATGCAGACATTTGAGTACATCCCAAGATGGTAACACGTTTGGTCAATTGAAGAGTAACGTTTGCTATGACGTCAAACCGTTGCACAATTTGATAAAAGACAAGTTCGAGGGTATAATAACTGTTGCGTTCAGACCGGTACCAGCTCAttcagaattttattattgctcGCCATTGTGGATTTCGAAAAAGACCACC gGTCGAGTTAATTCAGAGAGATCAGACAGTGACGATGATTTAGAAACGTTCGCGTTTCATTCGGAAATCAATTGTAAATTAGACGACTCCTCTTGCCAAG GAAAGGAAGATGGAGATGCAACGAGTACGAATGATTTTAGAAAATTACCAAATTGCGTTTATGCTGATACATTTAATGACGACGAGTTACGAGAAGACAATATATCCGATAAGGAAGAACCACTTTTCTTACGATTAAGTTGTTCGGTATATTTTCGTTCAGGTTTGAAAAGTACACCTGTCAATTTACTACCGACTTGTTTCAGCGAGATCGTTCAAAGAATGGACGTTCAGAAGGATGAAAATGAGGCAGATATGAATTTGAATAATCTTAAGATTTCCTTAGGCATAATATGTTTGAATTTACCAAGAGAAGTCGTTGACGTTACTGCGAAACGTTCTAGAAACgtgaaaagtaataataacttttatgaCTCGGCTCTCGAGAACGTTCACGTTGAGTACGAACGTAATTTGACTAACGAAAAGAAGTCAGAAAGTTTGCCGGAAAGTATGAAACATCTTCCACTTTATCAGCACAGTGCCATCACCAGTTTGACCTATGAAATCGAATGGCTGCTGCAAGACGAAACGGCTACGGCACTTTTGGATCGATCACCACCAACCGAAAGGACATTAAAGTTTGTAGCTCGTCACGTCTCAGAGTCTACCGAACGAACGAGTTGTTCTATGGACAAAGTGCCGCTTCATTTCGTATTCCCTTCGGAGAATAGCGTTACGAAGTTTTTAGAAGAgttaaaaaaattgcaaatcgATCGTTACTGCATTCAGCAAGAGGGTtcgctattttattttattaaaaatgcgGAAGACCCATTCGAGGTGGCTGCcgataatgaaaaagtttcAAGTTTGAAGGATCATGCGTTAATCAGGaaag ACGATACTATCGAAAATATCGAACAAAACGTGTCTGTGGAAGTTCGTAATTCTGGCAGATTCGACACGGCCGATCCACCGGGTTGTTATTCCGACATTTCTAGCATAGGTGAAGGTAAAATAGGTACGGACGATGGTTATGAGGGTGATAGTAGCAACTCCGAAGACGATTTGCAATGGTTGATAGAACTTGACAGACGTAGAGATTGCCTTCCAAATTTCTGGCTAATTTTGCAGGTCGAAAGTAGCCACGTCAATGTATATTTTCACTGCAG ATTTCTAGAACTGGTCTCGCCCGAAGTAGATTGTTACAAGCAAATACAAACGATGCTGGTGACGCAATTGAAAGTGATATGTCGTCGAGTGAACCAATACTTGCTTCTTCAAAATCTTCACGATACTCGCACCTGCGACGTACTTTTGGAACCGGAAGTAAACGAGGATCACGTTTGGAGAGGCGATACTAGCAGCGAGTCAGGTGGTTCATTACAGAGCAATAGCTCGATCCTTAACTTTACAGCGGGTATGTTCCGTTGTCCTGTAGTTTGGGAAGTGCCATTTTATCTGCATCCTCGTTTGAAAACCGGACCAGGAAGATCTGGTCTCTCTAGAGGTATAAAAGCGCTCCATGGTGTTTTGAATTGGTTCTCGGTAAACAATAGGAGTAACATGTTCGtttatcaagaaaataataagaacgtGTTTTACTTGAGACTTCACGAACAGACCAACGATGGGAAGCCTCTTCAGAACAAGCTTTCAGAGAGCGATGAGAAACTTGCGGTTTCTAGGAGCAACAGTGCAGCTTCGTTGTCGCAAGCTAAAGGGATTGACAGCGCCAACGATCATTCTCTGTCTAACGATACAAGACCCAGAGTCCGATCTTTCGGTGAAAAAGAATCTGACATATTGAACAAGGCTGGGGATTCGATAATATTGAAGGTACACGGTATATCCGATGCTGGACCTTTGGTAAAATGCGATCTCGTGCAAGTTTTACAAAATCGTCTTGACGATGCCGTGTTCGAAGTATTGTCCGTAATGTTAGCGCGCAATCCTATGTGCAAATTGACACCGGCCGACGTTCACTTCATTCAAAAACCATATAAAAATCCTGAATCCATAGTACAGTTATCCGTCCAACCGCATTGCCTATTACACATGGCAGCGTTAGGACATTATCTCagacaaaatttattacaatttctttatataccaAAATATACCGATCACAGAACCTGTTATCACTTTCAAGATTATTCTCAGCCAGAGGGTTCCACCAACAGGGTCGCCGAatctgatatatttttatataatcaaagCCCATCGAGCGGTAGCAAAGGTATAGCTTGCATCGCTTTGGCAATTGCCGATTCCAAGAGCGAAACACGTCAGATCGACGAGGCATTGTGCGAAACGAATCTTCGTGAACGCTTGAAGAGCgagaattttgaaaatttagtATCTACGTCCATTTGTACGAATAAGAGTAACGCTAAACAGCTGATAGAATTTAGAATATGGAAACAGGGTCGGGTCAATTTAGAGGCATTGCTTCAAAAATTGTGCGCTGCTGTCAGATACGCAACTTGGGATTTGGTTACGGAATACAATCTTTTGTCTACTGCTCTCACCGAACCATTGGAATCTATCGATAAAGACAATTCGACGGATGATAAGGAAACTTTTCAACAGAACAAACAGATTCAATCGAAGGATCCTGAGAATATCGTCATAAATCAATACGAATTTGGCGAGGAAGGCAAACTCAATGAGATTTATCATACGATATTAACTAAATGGTTTAAATATGCTTTGGACGTTGGTGTACCCGCTGTTAAGAAACACGAGGTTATAATTCATCATAGACACTCGATTCCCGTTATTGTCAGAGAATTGCAGAATTTAATACGGGGCCACGCACCTGATACATCTAGCAGAGCATTCGTTTTACGCGATCGTCAGCCATTTCTCAGTGAAACAGTCACCTGTACGCCGAATCTCTTAGCGTTCTGTGAAAATACCGAGGCTAGAAAAAGATGGGTTACTAACGTTAACGAACGCGAGAGAACGTTATCTCCTGTTTATGTTTCGTGCGATTTTAGTAAACACGAGCAAGGAACTTATACGAATTGTATTTTGATCGCcagaaatttttatcaatggaAGGTTTCCTTTGGTAAGACGATCGAAGAGGAATTACTCGTTCCCAAAG atcaaaAATTACTGCAAAAATTCAATCCATTGATACTACCGTCCGACTTTGTACCAAGACAGCGGATATTATTAGCTGAAATCCAAAGTGGCAAT ATAACGTTTTATATGTACAATTGGTCGAAAGAGAGATcagaaaaatttatcaaacaaACTACGAGTTTGGGTACTTGGCTGTCATCGAGGTCGCAACTCTtcacgaatataataatgcaAAAGTTGGGTATATTTCATCATCAGCCAACGTCGAATTATCAACAGGGCGAACAAAATAATACGCAGTATTATCAAATCACCGATATGGAGAGTCTAACGAAATTTCCTCACGCCTCGCACggtgaaaataaatcaagttCTAAGCAACATGGTAGGAGTAATCCTTTGCCATGGAATCAGCTGGTCGGACAAGCTACGAAAGAAACGGAGAGCAATGTTTATCATTTGAACGATGATATTGATCCTGTCGTGAAAACGGCATACGACTTGCAAGATTTTCGTCATCGTGAAAGAAAAGCCAAAG aGGATATGAACAGATTATATACGATATGGCAGAATCGTAGTTCTGCCTCGAATATACCAGTTTGTTTCGACACATTGAACACGTTCAAACAACATTCTCGTTTGATACACTTCTGTCATAcgcctttattatttttaccaaCGTGGCGTTTGCAGTCGGCCGCTACGAGAGATCACTCGTTAACGCCGCCGTGTTCTCTTGTCTCTAGTAACGTTGGTCAACAAGCGAACGAACAGACTCAATCGAAAGAGGACTCATCGAAGGACGTCATTGTGAAATGGCATAGAGAGCTTTGCAACTCGATGTTGACAGAATACAAACagtatttacaaattttaggATTCAGTTCGATTCAAGTCGAATCGCAAGACAAAAC GGAGACGGAAAAGACGCCGCATCAGACgcattatttaaagaaatcaaTGTTGGGTGGAGTTTTGTTGTTTGAAATTCACTTGGCCCAACCATTTTTCATTGCCAAGTTACGTGTCATCGAATGCAATCGTCTTTCAACGAAAACTAACAGCGCCATAATTAATCAG TTCGTCTTGAGCTTCGTGGATGCctgtgataaaataaaaatcaatatgcATTTGCATTCGTTCACATACGATTTTCATTTACGTTGCATTCATTCTTACATAGCAGGCAAAGGTTTCTGGTCGTTACAACAGGGTTATCATCTGACTCATTTTCTCGatgattttaacaaatattacaGTAAGGCACCTAACTACGCAAGAAATCTCGTTTACAGCG acgTGATCAATGTAAGAAATTTAGCCACGCCAGCTCGTAtgttatatacttatttattagcGCACGAGGAAACTTATGGTATGCGAGCATTCGTTATGTCCAACGAACCTCAAGAATCTCAAGAAGGCGAATACGTTTTGTTTAAACTACAGAGCACACCGTTGGTCAGTTATTGCGACGCCCAAGACACCAGATATATCGACGACTTTGATGTTGCTCTGATAGTTTCTAGAATTGAACAGCCACCGGAGATAGAAAAAACGGAGATaacgttgaaatattatttaatgttaacGAGTAAACGTGAGCTCTATCCTAAACGAGATTTGGAGAATAATAAGCTTGGGAAATTTCGTACAGTTTATAGCGTTATCAAATTGGGTAACAATTCGCAACCTGGAAATTCTTCGGAATCTAATTCGATTTCAATGGTAGTGCAACCGcctattgttaaaaaaagttGTAAACGCGAAGCAAACAATCCAACGGATTCGGATTCACGTAACAGCGATTTAGATTCAAACGATAACTCGAAGGAATCCGATGAGAGAACAACTACGATAAACAATTTGGCACCGACGCCGCCGCCTGTACCAAACTCACCCTTAACGCAAAGTCACAATATCCTTAATACGTCgagttcgtcgtcgtcgtcgccgcaGTTGGTACAGATACGTCAGGAATCCGTAAATTATTTGGGATATTATTCGTCACACGAACAATTGATGCAGCAATTGATCATGTCCCAAGCTCAAGCAGCTAGACAGCACATAATCGATATGATAGAACGTGGTGCTTCCCAATGCAGGACCCACCTGCTTtggaataaattattcgaaaataaatcatcCATGACTTATACGGAATTCATGGAATTATGTTCATTGGCTCACGTCGAGCCACTTTCTCATTTGGAGCCTAGGCTAAGTTCGCTAAGCAGCCAACCTGTTTCTTGGTATCAAACTTTGACTAAAGttcttcaaaataaatatcaagaaTATCATAAACAATTTAGTACTGCCGATGGGAATATAACTCATCATCTTATATTACATCATCGTTCTCTCCAAGCGTTTACTATGTTGACGATCGATCTCCATACGTCCAGAGGG gaTTTATACGTCGTTTATCGTAAATCCGCCGAAGTCACAAATACACCCGTCAACATGGAAGATGTTTACAGTTTGATCGAAGGATTCATTAATGCCTGTTGTTTCCATTTATGGACTAGTTTGTGTAATCAATGA